The following coding sequences lie in one Arachis ipaensis cultivar K30076 chromosome B03, Araip1.1, whole genome shotgun sequence genomic window:
- the LOC110269945 gene encoding putative pentatricopeptide repeat-containing protein At5g59900: protein MMLIIWLFRRGRFDRMIEAGIAETVYAYNSMINGQCMFGHLSAAESLFARMINKGLKPTVTTFTPLISTYCKDLQLRKAFQLYAPNVYTFTALISGFCSANNMAEASKLFVEMVEKKITPNEVTYNVMIEGYCRSGKIDKAFELLDEMLQKGPVPDTYTYRPLISGLCSAGRVSDAKNFVDVLHKQDRKLNEMCYSALLHGYCREGRLVEALSAASEMIQRGINLDLVCHAVLIHGSLKQLDRKTLFGLLKQMQDHGLKPDNVIYTSMIM, encoded by the exons ATGATGCTTATAATTTGGTTGTTCAG AAGGGGAAGGTTTGATAGAATGATAGAGGCTGGCATAGCAGAAACTGTATATGCATACAACTCCATGATAAATGGCCAATGCATGTTTGGTCATTTGAGTGCCGCCGAGTCTTTGTTCGCTCGGATGATCAATAAAGGTTTGAAGCCTACTGTGACAACCTTTACGCCGTTGATTAGTACATATTGCAAAGATCTACAACTACGAAAAGCATTCCAACTGTATGCCCCAAATGTGTATACCTTCACTGCGCTTATTTCTGGGTTTTGCAGTGCAAATAATATGGCTGAAGCATCCAAACTTTTTGTTGAAATGGTGGAAAAGAAAATCACCCCAAATGAGGTAACATATAATGTTATGATTGAAGGGTATTGTAGGAGTGGTAAAATTGACAAGGCGTTTGAATTACTTGATGAGATGCTTCAGAAAGGCCCTGTTCCGGACACATATACCTACAGACCTCTTATCAGTGGCCTTTGTTCTGCTGGCAGGGTTTCAGATGCTAAAAATTTTGTTGATGTTCTACACAAACAGGACCGTAAATTAAACGAGATGTGCTATAGCGCACTTCTACATGGTTATTGCCGGGAAGGTAGATTGGTGGAGGCGTTGAGTGCTGCTTCTGAGATGATTCAAAGAGGAATCAATTTAGATTTGGTTTGCCATGCTGTTCTCATCCACGGTTCACTGAAGCAACTAGATAGGAAAACACTATTTGGTCTCTTAAAACAGATGCAGGATCATGGTTTGAAACCTGATAATGTAATATATACAAGTATGATCATGTAA
- the LOC107629587 gene encoding signal recognition particle 43 kDa protein, chloroplastic: MEAVLFAANPASHLKLLPTLKQPFSSTHHLPFRHKTNHVHLPPLSALQNQSQPTPTEDESYGEVKKIIGSRALEGATGMEYLIEWKDGHAPSWVPSDFIAKDVLSEYESPWWTAAKKADHDALRQILDSDDGRDVNAVDSDGRTALLFVAGLGSEPCVRLLAESGADVDHRDNAGGLTALHMAAGYVRPGVAKLLLDLGADPEGEDDRGRTALDLARELLKATPKGNPMQFGRRIGLEGVVRVLEGAVFEFAEVEEIIERRGKGENLEYLVRWKDGGANEWVKARFVAEDLVRDYEAGLEYAVAEAVLGKRVGDEGRPEFLVKWADMDEPTWEPEENVDPELVKEFELSSNGQAQISNGPIPSNGPEVVFSNQDSL, encoded by the coding sequence ATGGAAGCTGTTTTATTCGCCGCTAATCCAGCTTCTCACCTCAAACTTCTTCCCACTCTCAAACAACCCTTCTCTTCCACCCACCACCTCCCCTTCCGCCACAAAACCAACCACGTCCACCTCCCTCCTCTCTCCGCACTCCAAAACCAGAGCCAGCCAACTCCCACCGAAGATGAATCCTACGGCGAGGTCAAGAAAATCATCGGAAGCAGAGCCCTCGAAGGTGCCACTGGAATGGAGTACCTCATAGAGTGGAAAGACGGTCATGCCCCTTCCTGGGTCCCCTCTGACTTCATAGCCAAAGACGTCCTCTCCGAATACGAGTCTCCCTGGTGGACCGCAGCTAAGAAAGCCGACCACGACGCACTCCGTCAAATCCTCGACTCCGATGATGGTCGGGACGTCAACGCCGTCGACTCAGACGGCCGCACTGCCCTCCTCTTCGTCGCTGGACTGGGTTCTGAGCCCTGCGTCCGCCTCCTCGCGGAGTCCGGCGCCGATGTCGACCACCGCGACAACGCCGGCGGCCTCACCGCTCTCCACATGGCGGCGGGCTACGTGAGGCCCGGCGTCGCGAAGCTTCTCCTGGACCTCGGTGCGGATCCGGAAGGGGAGGACGATCGAGGGAGAACGGCGCTGGATCTGGCGAGGGAGCTTCTGAAGGCGACGCCGAAAGGGAATCCGATGCAGTTTGGGAGGAGGATTGGGTTGGAAGGGGTGGTTAGGGTTTTGGAAGGCGCGGTTTTCGAGTTCGCGGAGGTGGAGGAGATTATTGAGCGGAGGGGGAAGGGTGAGAATTTGGAGTACCTTGTGCGGTGGAAGGATGGTGGCGCCAACGAGTGGGTGAAGGCGAGGTTTGTGGCGGAGGATCTGGTTAGGGATTACGAAGCTGGCCTTGAGTACGCGGTGGCGGAGGCGGTGCTTGGGAAAAGGGTCGGCGATGAAGGGAGACCGGAGTTTTTAGTTAAGTGGGCTGATATGGATGAGCCCACTTGGGAGCCTGAGGAGAATGTGGATCCTGAACTCGTTAAGGAGTTTGAGTTAAGTAGTAATGGTCAGGCCCAAATTAGTAATGGGCCTATTCCGAGTAATGGGCCTGAAGTGGTGTTTTCGAATCAGGACAGCCTGTGA
- the LOC107634172 gene encoding uncharacterized protein LOC107634172 produces the protein MGGVRMHTKSDSDVSIDQSTSSPPRSPRRPLYYVQSPSNHDVIEKMSYGSSPAASPQHHHHYYVCSPVHHSRESSTSRFSASLKNPSRHPHHHHHTSSSFAPWKKLSRHDSEAAGDDDDDDDDAYDDSGRNIRLYFCFFLLFVVLFSAFSLILWGASKSYKPRVTVTNMVFWNLNVQSGNDGTGVPTDMLSLNSTVRISYRNPATFFGVHVTSTPLQLNYYQLKLASGQMQKFYQHRKSQRKQVVVVLGHQIPLYGGVSVLGDTKQHMESVALPLNLTFVVRSRAYILGRLVKSKFYTRIRCPVTLHGNKLGKPLHLIHSCLYD, from the exons atggGAGGAGTTAGAATGCACACGAAATCCGACTCCGACGTAAGCATCGACCAATCAACATCGTCGCCACCGCGATCTCCACGCCGTCCACTGTACTACGTCCAAAGCCCATCCAACCATGACGTCATCGAGAAGATGTCGTACGGCTCCTCCCCCGCCGCATCACCGCAGCACCACCACCACTACTATGTCTGCTCCCCCGTCCACCATTCCCGCGAGTCCTCCACCTCTCGTTTCTCCGCCTCTCTCAAGAACCCTAGCCGCCAccctcaccaccaccaccacacctCCTCCTCCTTCGCACCCTGGAAGAAGCTCAGCCGCCACGATTCCGAAGCCGCCggtgacgacgacgacgacgacgacgacgcaTATGATGACTCCGGCCGTAACATCCGCCTCTACTTctgcttcttcctcctcttcgtGGTCCTGTTCTCCGCGTTCTCTCTTATCCTTTGGGGTGCCAGCAAGAGTTACAAGCCTCGCGTCACCGTTACG AACATGGTGTTCTGGAATCTGAATGTACAATCTGGGAACGACGGAACGGGGGTGCCAACGGATATGCTGTCATTGAACTCAACGGTGAGGATCTCATACAGAAACCCTGCCACCTTTTTCGGCGTCCACGTCACCTCCACCCCTCTTCAGCTCAACTATTATCAACTCAAACTAGCCTCCGGCCAG ATGCAGAAGTTCTATCAGCACAGGAAGAGTCAGAGGAAGCAAGTGGTAGTGGTGTTAGGCCACCAGATTCCACTCTACGGCGGGGTGTCGGTTCTCGGTGACACGAAACAGCACATGGAGAGTGTTGCATTGCCATTAAACCTCACATTTGTGGTGAGATCAAGGGCTTATATCCTCGGAAGATTGGTCAAgtccaaattctacacaagaaTCCGATGTCCGGTCACCTTGCATGGTAACAAACTTGGAAAACCTCTTCACTTGATCCATTCATGTCTCTACGATTGA